From one Bacillus sp. FJAT-42376 genomic stretch:
- the serA gene encoding phosphoglycerate dehydrogenase, which yields MFRVLVSDPISRDGLEPLLEADHIEIIQKNAHEESDLSQYDALFVRSATKVTKELMNQMPNLKIIARAGVGVDNIDLEQATRRGIIVINAPDGNTISTAEHTFAMIASLVRHIPQANMSVKNREWKRSSFVGSELHGKMLGIVGLGRIGTELARRAKAFGMRVAVFDPFLTKERSEKIGVEKHDFNELLTQADIITVHTPLTKETKGLLNKETIGKTKKGVYLVNCARGGIIDEDALCTYLENGHVRGVALDVFEVEPPEHTRLLEFEQVIATPHLGASTKEAQLNVAYQVSKEVLLFVEGKQVTTSINLPAMSDEAYQKVAPYDTLAQRIGSFLSQYMNEPVHSITIEYEGTAAEIETAYVTKSMIASFLKQRMDITINTVNAGVLARERGIQFIEKVSDVNSGYSNSMTVTIHGEHKTSELKGTFIPHFGERIVSVNGFSIDFHPSGHLLYIQHTDVPGVIGNVGKILGDHAVNIATMQVGRKEKGGEAIMMLSFDRSLEKPTIAALSNLDEIVFVKAIDL from the coding sequence ATGTTTCGAGTTCTTGTATCAGACCCAATCAGCAGAGATGGATTAGAGCCGCTGTTAGAGGCGGACCATATTGAAATCATTCAAAAAAACGCGCATGAGGAATCTGACTTGTCCCAATATGATGCCCTTTTTGTTCGAAGTGCCACAAAGGTAACGAAAGAACTTATGAATCAAATGCCGAACTTAAAAATTATAGCCAGAGCCGGTGTGGGAGTCGATAATATTGATTTGGAGCAGGCAACACGCAGAGGGATTATCGTAATCAATGCACCTGATGGAAATACTATCTCTACTGCTGAGCATACGTTTGCCATGATTGCTTCTTTAGTGCGGCATATCCCTCAGGCCAATATGTCCGTGAAAAACCGCGAATGGAAAAGATCTTCCTTTGTCGGAAGCGAACTTCATGGAAAAATGCTTGGAATTGTGGGCTTGGGCAGAATAGGCACTGAACTTGCACGCAGGGCGAAAGCTTTCGGAATGAGAGTGGCTGTATTTGATCCGTTCCTTACAAAAGAGCGGTCTGAAAAGATCGGTGTTGAAAAGCATGATTTCAATGAACTCCTCACCCAGGCTGATATTATTACCGTTCACACGCCCTTAACGAAAGAGACAAAGGGTCTGCTCAATAAAGAAACGATCGGAAAAACAAAAAAAGGGGTTTACCTTGTAAACTGTGCACGCGGAGGGATTATTGATGAAGATGCGCTCTGTACATATCTTGAAAATGGGCATGTGCGGGGTGTAGCACTCGATGTGTTCGAGGTTGAACCTCCTGAGCATACCCGGCTCCTGGAATTTGAACAGGTCATCGCCACACCGCATCTCGGCGCCTCCACAAAAGAAGCCCAGCTGAATGTAGCGTATCAAGTGTCTAAAGAAGTTCTTCTTTTCGTTGAAGGAAAACAGGTGACAACATCTATTAATCTTCCTGCCATGTCGGATGAAGCTTATCAAAAAGTGGCTCCTTATGATACTTTGGCTCAGAGAATTGGGTCTTTCCTGTCTCAATATATGAATGAACCGGTTCACAGCATCACAATCGAATACGAAGGGACCGCGGCGGAGATTGAGACAGCCTATGTGACTAAAAGCATGATTGCCTCCTTCCTGAAGCAGCGTATGGACATTACAATTAATACAGTAAATGCCGGTGTACTGGCGAGAGAACGGGGCATCCAGTTTATCGAAAAAGTCTCGGACGTCAATTCCGGTTATTCCAACAGCATGACGGTGACCATTCACGGTGAGCATAAAACCTCCGAGCTGAAAGGGACCTTCATCCCCCATTTTGGAGAAAGAATTGTATCGGTAAACGGATTCTCCATCGATTTTCATCCTTCTGGCCATCTTCTATATATTCAGCATACGGATGTACCCGGTGTAATCGGGAATGTAGGGAAGATTCTCGGGGATCATGCGGTGAATATTGCGACAATGCAAGTTGGAAGGAAAGAAAAAGGCGGAGAAGCCATTATGATGCTCTCCTTCGACCGGTCTCTTGAAAAACCGACCATAGCGGCACTCTCCAATTTGGATGAAATTGTTTTCGTGAAGGCGATTGATCTCTAA
- a CDS encoding histidinol-phosphatase, protein MLTDYHNHLERGTLTLDYLKKFTDEAKRKNIGHFGISEHAYHFYQTADILSNPWVDERRFYDMEDYNALFREASNAGLDVKKSIEMDYTPGKHKEMERFIKQYDFDYVIGSIHWVDDFGIDLKEFIHEWDHRDLYDTYTKYYDQVVTLAESNLFDIVGHLDLVKIFNYVPENEEFLLEQYERAARALSNSKTCVEISTAGLRKPTGQLYPDERLLKMCHDKGVPIVLSSDAHQPQDVGADYDQAVALAKRTGYETIVTFSKGERTIVPLG, encoded by the coding sequence ATGCTAACGGATTACCATAACCATCTCGAACGAGGGACCCTTACATTAGATTATCTGAAAAAGTTTACGGATGAGGCAAAGCGGAAGAATATCGGACATTTTGGTATCTCTGAACATGCTTACCATTTTTATCAGACAGCCGATATTTTAAGCAATCCTTGGGTGGATGAAAGAAGATTTTATGATATGGAAGACTATAACGCTTTATTCCGCGAAGCTTCCAATGCCGGCCTTGATGTGAAAAAGTCCATTGAAATGGACTATACTCCTGGAAAACATAAAGAAATGGAACGATTTATCAAGCAGTATGATTTTGATTACGTCATCGGCTCTATCCATTGGGTGGATGATTTTGGCATTGATCTAAAGGAGTTCATCCATGAATGGGATCATCGGGACCTGTATGATACATATACAAAATACTATGATCAGGTTGTAACGCTTGCTGAGTCCAATCTATTCGATATTGTCGGTCATTTGGATCTCGTTAAGATTTTTAACTACGTGCCGGAAAATGAAGAGTTTTTGCTTGAACAGTATGAGAGAGCTGCCCGTGCCCTTTCCAACAGTAAAACGTGTGTGGAGATTAGCACAGCCGGATTAAGAAAGCCGACAGGTCAGCTGTATCCGGATGAGAGACTTTTAAAGATGTGTCATGACAAAGGCGTGCCAATCGTCCTCTCCTCTGATGCCCACCAGCCTCAGGATGTAGGCGCGGATTATGACCAGGCTGTGGCTCTGGCAAAAAGAACAGGCTATGAGACCATTGTGACGTTTTCTAAAGGTGAAAGAACGATTGTTCCGCTTGGCTAA
- a CDS encoding GerMN domain-containing protein yields MKKSEYNDHDIQELLSKLPEMKDKRPRDEVYKGIGRNRPVIFRKIWLGPIVASLAALFILALISPFWMDEFQSGSSGSQPPETSMDKAYDTSKKETEEEKRAQKPDSKPSEERSIDEELPPKNAAPEPKQEESTEKNPSPPENLDVTFLAGNNLENRSLVLAYSDIGVNYTIPVTLISDSGSLQADQYNQAHASFKEEELGLTDFFQDTEIRASKNPEHIEIHINDSRKITSSSDALFAEMIQESFSGKGYTSAELFTGESPGMDMGPLGEMEEIELKPAGKKAFYKYGQGSKPLFVQSMASFETAGDAIENMYEPPGSDLQSVFVKGTKIESVIENDHELILTFTPYDFNNDEQTIFMLEALLLTAKEFDFQTVQFKNISLEKIGTMDVSKPIPVPFGPNPVPVKMK; encoded by the coding sequence ATGAAAAAATCCGAGTATAACGATCATGATATACAAGAACTTCTGTCAAAGCTTCCTGAAATGAAGGATAAACGCCCAAGAGATGAAGTGTATAAAGGCATCGGAAGAAACCGGCCTGTTATATTCCGGAAAATCTGGCTTGGCCCGATAGTCGCAAGCCTAGCAGCACTGTTTATCTTAGCTTTGATTTCTCCGTTTTGGATGGATGAATTCCAATCAGGCAGCAGCGGTTCACAGCCTCCTGAAACATCCATGGATAAAGCTTACGATACGTCCAAAAAGGAGACAGAAGAAGAAAAAAGAGCTCAGAAGCCTGATAGCAAACCGTCAGAGGAACGTTCCATCGATGAAGAGCTGCCTCCTAAAAACGCCGCCCCGGAACCGAAACAAGAGGAAAGTACAGAGAAAAATCCGTCCCCTCCTGAAAATCTGGATGTGACATTCCTCGCAGGGAATAACCTGGAAAACCGGTCGCTCGTATTGGCCTACTCGGACATCGGCGTAAATTATACGATCCCTGTAACGCTCATATCGGACAGCGGATCTCTTCAAGCGGATCAATATAATCAGGCGCATGCCTCTTTTAAAGAAGAAGAGCTCGGTTTAACAGATTTTTTTCAGGACACGGAAATCCGGGCATCAAAAAATCCGGAGCATATCGAAATTCATATAAATGACAGCCGGAAAATCACCAGTTCATCAGATGCCCTTTTTGCGGAAATGATTCAGGAATCATTCAGCGGCAAAGGGTATACGTCTGCAGAACTTTTTACGGGAGAGAGCCCGGGTATGGATATGGGACCACTCGGGGAGATGGAGGAAATTGAGCTGAAACCGGCAGGGAAAAAGGCCTTTTATAAATACGGCCAGGGCAGCAAACCGTTATTTGTGCAGTCGATGGCCTCTTTTGAAACGGCCGGTGATGCCATCGAAAACATGTATGAGCCTCCAGGCAGCGATTTGCAGTCTGTGTTTGTGAAAGGAACAAAAATTGAATCTGTAATAGAAAATGACCATGAACTCATTCTTACCTTTACTCCATATGATTTTAATAATGACGAGCAAACCATTTTTATGCTGGAAGCTCTCCTTTTGACAGCAAAAGAATTTGACTTTCAGACGGTGCAATTTAAGAACATCAGTCTGGAAAAAATCGGCACGATGGATGTCAGCAAGCCGATTCCCGTGCCTTTCGGGCCCAACCCTGTACCTGTAAAGATGAAATAA
- the sigX gene encoding RNA polymerase sigma factor SigX, with protein sequence MEEAFQTLYEKHHQDLFQFLFYMVKDREQAEDLVQEVYIRVLKSYDKFEGRSSQKTWLFSIARHVAIDWFRKQKTIRQRIMEKFDWDANQVKDQAPLPDEIALQNEQVQWIYQALDSCTMDQRTVVIMRYIQGLSIQETAEALTWSESKVKTTQHRAIKTLKKSMAHLSEKEGANNEKIRV encoded by the coding sequence ATGGAAGAAGCCTTTCAGACTTTATATGAAAAGCATCATCAGGATTTGTTTCAATTTCTTTTTTATATGGTGAAAGACCGTGAACAGGCAGAGGATCTTGTTCAAGAGGTCTACATCCGTGTATTGAAATCCTACGATAAGTTTGAAGGACGAAGCTCACAAAAAACGTGGCTCTTTTCAATCGCAAGGCATGTCGCGATTGACTGGTTCAGAAAACAAAAAACCATACGGCAGCGGATCATGGAGAAATTTGACTGGGATGCCAATCAGGTGAAGGATCAAGCACCATTACCTGATGAAATAGCCCTGCAAAACGAACAGGTGCAGTGGATTTATCAGGCGCTTGACTCGTGTACTATGGATCAGCGCACCGTTGTTATTATGAGATACATACAGGGTTTATCCATTCAGGAAACAGCTGAAGCGCTTACATGGTCGGAGAGCAAAGTAAAGACGACCCAGCACCGCGCAATCAAGACTTTGAAAAAGAGCATGGCTCATCTCAGCGAGAAGGAGGGAGCAAATAATGAAAAAATCCGAGTATAA
- a CDS encoding cob(I)yrinic acid a,c-diamide adenosyltransferase produces MNLYTRTGDKGQTSLIGGRVDKDDIRVEAYGTLDELNAIVGHAMTLLTEEKYTDIFKELEKIQHELFDCGGDLASVLSADKRQDKTGPDMIVFLENRIDEYVKEAPPLERFILPGGAQAAAVIHLARTVARRAERRIVTLQKHSEINEHVLKYINRLSDYFFSAARVINFRAGAKDVEYERSAIVFKGKNKNQ; encoded by the coding sequence ATGAATTTATACACCCGAACAGGTGATAAGGGTCAGACAAGTTTAATCGGAGGCCGTGTAGACAAAGATGATATCAGGGTTGAAGCATACGGAACACTTGATGAATTGAATGCAATTGTCGGACATGCCATGACGCTTCTCACAGAAGAAAAATACACGGACATTTTTAAGGAACTGGAAAAAATTCAGCATGAGCTATTTGATTGCGGGGGAGATCTCGCTTCTGTACTGAGCGCAGATAAGAGACAAGATAAGACAGGTCCGGATATGATTGTGTTTTTGGAAAACAGAATTGATGAGTATGTAAAAGAAGCTCCTCCGCTTGAACGGTTTATTTTGCCGGGAGGAGCTCAGGCAGCTGCCGTTATTCACCTTGCCAGAACGGTAGCAAGAAGAGCCGAGAGAAGAATTGTAACCCTGCAGAAGCATTCTGAAATAAATGAGCATGTATTAAAATATATTAACAGGCTGTCAGACTATTTCTTTTCTGCTGCAAGGGTCATTAACTTCAGGGCTGGTGCAAAGGATGTAGAATACGAAAGAAGTGCGATTGTGTTTAAAGGAAAAAATAAAAATCAGTAA
- a CDS encoding ATP-binding protein, translated as MRLWRSVVGKLWGTILLLVAFVLLVLTILWFEFIENYQTNQAEIELSQLAGKISGILENHDDIHDSSALARSIALELSDEKTGIMIVDENGKAWYSSAGNKRKQPYISLQTIKSDRELSAVLKGTEERMKTITADDETGHVKEKVLLQGVPYRLSGGEHGAVFVSQSLAAIREATSSTTRYTFIGAAVGLILTTIFAFFLSTRITYPLRKMREAALELTKGKFDKKVPILTGDEIGELAAAFNQMGRQLKYHINALNQEKEHLTSILSSMADGVITLNIDGTILVTNPPAERFLQAWYYEKQMDIKNGEELPPEANELFRRVVNTEKEQIIEMTLQGRFWVMVMSPLYDQDYVRGAVAVLRDMTEERRLDKLRKDFIANVSHELRTPIALLQGYSEAIVDDIASTDAEKKEISKIIYEESLRMGRLVNELLDLARMEAGHITLRYEKVEISELVSKISRKFQGMAREKSIKLSTSVALEEDSFVLDSDKIEQVLTNLVDNAIRHTDDGGTVTFEVQSADNGLRADVTDTGTGIPEEDLPFVFERFYKADKARTRGRSGTGLGLAIAKNIIEAHHGTITVHSKIHEGTTFTFYLPHMDETQIQGDEER; from the coding sequence ATGAGACTTTGGCGCAGCGTTGTAGGAAAGCTATGGGGGACCATTCTGCTGCTCGTAGCCTTCGTTCTTCTTGTTCTGACCATTCTTTGGTTTGAGTTCATTGAGAATTACCAGACGAACCAGGCGGAGATTGAATTATCCCAGCTTGCAGGGAAAATATCGGGTATTCTGGAAAATCATGATGATATTCACGATTCATCTGCGCTTGCCCGATCCATTGCGCTTGAGCTTTCAGATGAAAAAACGGGAATTATGATAGTGGATGAAAACGGAAAAGCCTGGTATTCCTCAGCGGGAAACAAAAGAAAGCAGCCATATATCAGTTTGCAGACGATCAAAAGTGACCGGGAGCTTTCTGCTGTTTTAAAAGGAACAGAGGAACGGATGAAAACAATCACAGCAGATGATGAAACCGGCCATGTTAAAGAAAAAGTGCTTCTGCAGGGTGTCCCTTACCGATTGTCCGGCGGTGAGCATGGGGCGGTCTTCGTATCCCAATCGCTCGCTGCTATCAGGGAAGCAACCAGCAGCACGACCAGGTATACATTCATCGGGGCCGCGGTGGGGCTTATATTAACTACCATCTTTGCTTTTTTTCTTTCAACGAGAATTACGTATCCTCTCAGGAAAATGAGAGAAGCGGCACTTGAGCTCACCAAAGGTAAATTCGATAAAAAAGTACCGATTCTGACCGGGGATGAAATTGGCGAGCTTGCAGCTGCCTTTAATCAGATGGGCCGGCAGCTGAAATACCATATTAACGCCCTCAATCAGGAAAAAGAACATTTAACGAGTATATTAAGCAGCATGGCAGATGGAGTCATTACACTGAATATTGATGGAACCATCCTCGTCACGAATCCTCCTGCTGAACGGTTTTTACAGGCTTGGTATTATGAGAAGCAGATGGATATTAAAAATGGCGAGGAACTGCCGCCTGAAGCAAACGAGCTTTTTAGAAGAGTAGTGAATACAGAAAAGGAACAGATTATTGAAATGACCTTGCAGGGGCGCTTTTGGGTCATGGTCATGAGTCCTCTTTATGATCAGGATTATGTCCGGGGAGCGGTCGCCGTTCTGAGGGATATGACAGAGGAACGGCGTCTTGATAAACTCAGAAAAGACTTTATTGCAAACGTCAGTCATGAATTAAGAACGCCCATTGCTTTGCTGCAGGGATACAGTGAGGCGATCGTTGATGATATTGCAAGCACAGATGCAGAGAAAAAGGAAATTTCTAAAATCATATACGAGGAATCATTGAGAATGGGAAGGCTTGTCAACGAATTGCTTGATCTCGCGAGAATGGAAGCGGGTCATATTACTCTCCGCTATGAGAAAGTTGAAATATCAGAACTCGTCAGCAAAATCTCCCGTAAATTCCAGGGAATGGCCAGGGAAAAATCGATTAAGCTGTCTACATCGGTTGCATTGGAAGAGGATTCATTTGTCCTGGATTCGGATAAAATTGAGCAAGTCCTGACGAACCTTGTAGATAATGCGATCCGTCATACCGATGATGGGGGAACCGTGACGTTTGAAGTGCAATCAGCTGATAACGGTCTAAGAGCGGATGTGACCGATACGGGCACAGGCATTCCGGAAGAAGATCTTCCATTTGTGTTTGAAAGGTTTTATAAAGCGGATAAAGCACGGACGAGAGGGAGGTCTGGAACCGGACTTGGACTGGCAATTGCAAAAAATATTATCGAGGCCCATCATGGAACGATAACGGTTCATAGCAAGATTCATGAGGGTACAACCTTTACGTTTTATTTACCGCATATGGATGAAACTCAAATTCAGGGAGATGAGGAAAGATGA
- a CDS encoding response regulator transcription factor codes for MNEMMNGKILVVDDEDRIRRLLKMYLEREGYTTEEAENGDEALELALANDYDLILLDLMMPGIDGVEVCRKLREVKATPVIMLTAKGEEANRVQGFEVGTDDYIIKPFSPREVVLRVKALLRRSSSTSFLKTETKAKNVIVFSHLTIDHDAHRVTADGKEVSLTPKEYELLYFLARTPDKVYDREQLLKEVWQYEFFGDLRTVDTHVKRLREKLNKVSQEAAKMIVTVWGVGYKFEVGNE; via the coding sequence ATGAATGAAATGATGAATGGAAAAATTCTTGTAGTAGATGATGAGGACCGTATCAGAAGATTATTGAAAATGTACCTGGAGCGAGAAGGGTATACCACCGAGGAAGCTGAAAACGGGGATGAAGCACTTGAATTGGCACTGGCGAATGACTATGATTTGATTTTGCTCGATTTGATGATGCCCGGTATTGACGGAGTAGAAGTCTGCCGGAAGCTTCGTGAAGTAAAAGCTACACCTGTGATAATGCTGACAGCGAAAGGCGAAGAAGCGAACCGTGTCCAGGGATTTGAAGTTGGTACGGATGATTATATTATTAAGCCGTTCAGTCCAAGGGAAGTCGTCTTAAGGGTCAAAGCATTGCTCAGGAGATCTTCATCTACTAGCTTCCTCAAAACAGAAACGAAAGCCAAAAATGTTATTGTCTTCTCCCACTTGACCATTGATCATGATGCACACCGGGTTACGGCTGATGGAAAAGAAGTAAGCCTTACTCCTAAGGAATATGAACTTCTTTATTTCCTCGCCCGCACTCCGGATAAAGTCTATGACAGGGAACAGCTTCTTAAAGAAGTCTGGCAATATGAGTTCTTCGGTGACTTGCGGACTGTGGATACACATGTAAAAAGACTGCGTGAAAAATTAAACAAGGTCTCACAGGAAGCAGCCAAAATGATTGTAACGGTTTGGGGAGTCGGCTACAAATTTGAGGTAGGCAATGAATGA
- the ccsB gene encoding c-type cytochrome biogenesis protein CcsB, whose translation MAEISSGLLFAAFILYLVATFLFGGSIRDKRQTASGPNRWSKAAVAVTIIGFAAQLGFFITRWMASGHAPVSNMYEFTTFFGMMLVLAFIIIYFMYKVSILGLFTLPVALLIIAYGSMFPSYVTPLIPALQSQWLHIHVTTAALGQAILAISFIAGLIYLIRNVDQSKPSKKTFWLEAIMFVLVMTLGYILITSGFRLAHYESDFSWTDKRGNEAEMSYHLPAIAGPNKWELQTEGAMKPLFSLPPIINGSKFNTVVWSLISGLILYGLFRLIARKRISAVLQPLTKKVNLDLTDEIGYRSVTIGFPVFTLGALIFAMIWAQLAWNRFWGWDPKEVWALITWLFYAAYLHLRLSRGWHGEKSAWLAVIGFAIIMFNLIFVNMVIAGLHSYA comes from the coding sequence TTGGCGGAAATTAGCAGCGGATTGTTATTTGCGGCGTTTATATTATATCTTGTGGCAACCTTTCTTTTTGGGGGTTCCATCCGGGATAAGCGACAAACAGCATCCGGACCGAACCGGTGGTCAAAAGCCGCCGTTGCTGTAACAATTATTGGTTTCGCAGCTCAGCTCGGGTTTTTCATTACAAGGTGGATGGCTTCCGGGCATGCCCCTGTCAGCAACATGTACGAGTTCACCACGTTTTTCGGAATGATGCTTGTATTAGCCTTTATTATTATTTATTTTATGTACAAGGTCTCGATTCTTGGTCTTTTTACACTTCCGGTTGCTCTTTTGATTATCGCATACGGAAGTATGTTTCCATCTTATGTAACACCTCTCATTCCTGCGCTGCAAAGCCAGTGGCTTCATATCCATGTGACGACCGCTGCTCTGGGGCAGGCGATTCTGGCCATCAGCTTCATTGCAGGGCTCATTTATTTAATAAGAAATGTGGATCAGTCCAAACCTTCAAAGAAAACATTCTGGCTGGAAGCCATCATGTTTGTATTGGTCATGACACTTGGCTATATCCTGATTACAAGCGGTTTCCGTCTTGCTCATTATGAAAGTGATTTTTCATGGACAGATAAACGGGGGAACGAAGCTGAAATGTCCTATCATCTTCCTGCCATAGCGGGGCCGAATAAATGGGAGCTCCAAACTGAAGGGGCCATGAAGCCATTGTTCTCCCTTCCTCCGATTATCAATGGAAGCAAGTTCAACACGGTCGTCTGGTCGCTGATTTCAGGTCTTATTCTTTACGGACTTTTCAGACTGATTGCAAGAAAAAGAATTTCTGCGGTGCTTCAGCCTTTAACCAAAAAAGTGAACCTGGATTTAACCGACGAAATCGGCTACCGGTCTGTTACGATCGGTTTCCCGGTATTTACGCTCGGTGCCTTGATTTTTGCCATGATATGGGCACAGCTTGCCTGGAACCGTTTTTGGGGATGGGATCCAAAAGAGGTATGGGCATTGATCACCTGGCTATTCTATGCGGCTTATCTGCATTTGAGATTATCCAGAGGATGGCATGGGGAAAAATCCGCCTGGCTGGCTGTGATTGGTTTTGCGATTATCATGTTTAATCTTATTTTTGTTAATATGGTCATTGCAGGGCTTCATTCATATGCATAA
- a CDS encoding cytochrome c biogenesis protein ResB has product MEELKCECGHINPPGTLLCESCGKQLADYKNPVTDSGPLLDMRYDGSARRSQTYTKTWIDKVWNFFSSVKVGIWLIVLTLLASAVGTIFTQVEYIPSNVLPEDYYKDEFGVAGEIYYTLGFHNLYGSWWYIILIASLGISLVIASLDRVIPLYRTLKVQGVTKNTAFLKRQRLFGERVQDKESDLEAVIEKLKKKRYRIRIENGNLLAEKGRFSRWGPYVNHVGLIIVLLGAMLRFVPGMYVDENMWLREGQVAAIPGTDGKYFLKNEKFTVETYKSGKEKAVFQEAISEAGEGNVAKNFQTDVILYEKSGQSLPGEKPQLKKVRQDAIRVNQPLQFDSFGLYQSSYSTGALKELKFSLLNKKTNETFGPVAISLDEPKESYDFGKGYKVELLSYLPDFYLNEDGKPDTKSRAPNNPAFVFNMISPGTPDGEVSFVGIQMNLEPNGENKMAMKFAGVETVSQSLLTVKKDLTIWVIALGGLIFMVGVCQGMYWNHRRIWFKRENGMVYVAGHTNKNWYTLKKEIDDAVEGTAFPAPWDQKTSEIRSGGVGVGGN; this is encoded by the coding sequence ATGGAAGAACTGAAGTGCGAGTGCGGACACATCAATCCTCCCGGGACCCTGCTTTGCGAGTCCTGCGGAAAGCAGCTGGCAGATTATAAAAATCCGGTCACCGATTCAGGACCGCTGCTTGATATGAGATATGACGGGAGTGCAAGACGATCTCAAACGTATACGAAAACGTGGATTGATAAAGTCTGGAACTTTTTTTCGTCAGTAAAGGTAGGAATCTGGCTTATCGTATTAACTCTTCTTGCATCAGCAGTGGGAACGATCTTTACTCAGGTCGAGTATATTCCTTCTAATGTTCTGCCGGAGGATTATTACAAAGATGAATTCGGCGTTGCCGGGGAAATCTACTATACTCTTGGTTTTCATAATTTGTATGGATCATGGTGGTATATTATCCTTATTGCCTCTCTTGGAATCTCTCTTGTGATCGCCAGTCTGGACCGGGTCATTCCTTTATACAGGACTTTAAAAGTCCAGGGAGTCACAAAAAACACAGCTTTTTTGAAAAGGCAGCGTCTATTTGGTGAACGTGTCCAGGATAAGGAAAGCGACCTTGAAGCAGTCATAGAAAAACTGAAGAAAAAAAGGTACAGGATCCGCATCGAAAACGGCAATCTCCTTGCAGAAAAAGGAAGGTTTTCAAGGTGGGGCCCATACGTAAACCACGTTGGTCTCATCATTGTTCTTCTTGGAGCCATGCTTCGGTTTGTGCCTGGTATGTATGTGGATGAAAATATGTGGCTGAGGGAAGGGCAAGTGGCCGCCATACCCGGCACTGACGGGAAATACTTTTTGAAAAATGAGAAGTTTACTGTCGAAACATACAAATCCGGAAAAGAAAAGGCCGTTTTCCAGGAGGCAATCAGTGAAGCGGGAGAAGGCAATGTAGCTAAAAATTTTCAGACGGATGTTATTCTTTATGAAAAAAGCGGCCAATCGCTCCCAGGGGAAAAGCCGCAGCTGAAAAAAGTAAGGCAGGATGCGATAAGGGTTAATCAGCCGCTTCAATTTGATTCGTTCGGCTTGTATCAGAGCAGCTACTCAACCGGCGCGCTGAAAGAACTGAAGTTCAGCCTGCTGAACAAAAAAACGAATGAAACGTTCGGGCCTGTCGCCATCAGCCTGGATGAACCAAAGGAGTCGTATGATTTTGGAAAGGGATATAAAGTGGAGCTTCTGAGTTATTTGCCCGACTTTTACCTGAATGAAGACGGGAAGCCGGATACGAAATCCCGCGCACCGAATAATCCGGCCTTTGTGTTCAATATGATTTCTCCCGGCACCCCGGATGGAGAAGTTAGTTTCGTCGGAATTCAAATGAACCTGGAGCCAAATGGTGAAAACAAAATGGCCATGAAATTTGCCGGAGTCGAGACGGTCAGCCAGTCTTTGCTCACGGTAAAGAAAGATCTGACCATATGGGTCATCGCTCTTGGCGGACTTATATTTATGGTCGGAGTGTGTCAGGGTATGTACTGGAATCACCGGAGAATATGGTTTAAAAGGGAAAACGGAATGGTTTATGTGGCTGGCCATACAAACAAAAACTGGTATACGCTGAAAAAAGAGATAGACGATGCAGTGGAGGGAACGGCCTTTCCGGCACCGTGGGATCAAAAAACTAGTGAAATAAGAAGCGGAGGGGTTGGAGTTGGCGGAAATTAG
- a CDS encoding thiol-disulfide oxidoreductase ResA, whose amino-acid sequence MKKRRRLLLRSAILFVLAAALAYTLYSNFFADKERVKVGSEAPDFVVTDLQGERHQLSDYRGKGVLLNFWGTWCEPCKREMPYMDNQYEHYKNLGVEVIAVNIAESDVAVNSFAKQYGLTFPIGIDKDRQILDEYGVKPLPTTYLIDKTGEVKDIVKGQLTERNIRDMMESIKP is encoded by the coding sequence ATGAAGAAAAGAAGGCGGCTTTTGTTGAGGAGTGCGATTCTTTTTGTATTGGCTGCAGCGCTGGCCTATACGCTGTACTCCAACTTTTTTGCTGATAAAGAAAGAGTAAAAGTAGGGAGTGAGGCTCCTGATTTTGTGGTCACTGACTTGCAGGGAGAACGCCATCAGCTTTCTGATTACCGGGGTAAAGGCGTTTTATTGAATTTTTGGGGAACCTGGTGCGAACCGTGCAAAAGAGAAATGCCGTATATGGATAATCAGTATGAGCATTATAAAAATCTTGGGGTCGAGGTAATTGCCGTTAACATCGCCGAATCAGATGTTGCCGTGAACAGCTTCGCGAAGCAATATGGGCTCACGTTTCCTATTGGAATTGATAAAGACAGGCAAATTCTCGATGAATACGGAGTGAAGCCTCTACCTACTACGTATTTAATTGATAAAACCGGAGAGGTAAAGGATATTGTAAAAGGTCAGTTAACGGAACGGAACATTAGAGATATGATGGAATCTATCAAACCTTAG